The following DNA comes from Bradyrhizobium sp. SK17.
AGCCGGCGCGATCGATTTCCAGCCAGACACGATAGAAATGCCGCCCCGTCGTGAGCGGATCCTCACCGACCGGCCGGCAGAACAGCAGGACCGCGGAGGCCGATGCGGTCTTGGCGCGGTCGGCGAGCAGCGACGCCGCGATACCGAGACGATCAAGCGGCCGGAACAGGCGCCCCAGCACAAAGCGGGCCGCGCTGCCCTCAATGGCGTTCATCGCCAGCGCATCGCGGTTGAGACCGTCCAGCAGGTAGCGCGGATCGGCGGGCGACAGCCGCATCCATGCGAGCAGTTCAGCGCGGTATTCGTCGCCGCGGACAAAGGAGAACTCGGCCTGATCGGCCCAATCGGCGATGTCGGCAAGCGTCCCGCGATGACCGATGCAGATCACATCGTCACGCGCGATGGCCCGTTGCGCCAACGCCGCCGCGTCATCCGGCGCGGCGAGGAATTTGCCGCGCCACGACATGCGGCGTGCCACATGCTCCGCCAGCGGATCGGGCGTGGTGCCCTGCCTGATCGCAAAGGAGCAGAGCGCGGAAAATTGCGGCGACAGCGGCTGCTCGATCGTGGTCATCGCGGTGATGGCGAAGCCGCGTCGGTTGAGCGCGAGGCTCATGCCCTCCAGCGCCGCGCCATGCGACACCAGGACATCGTGCCCCGCGGGGTCGGCGACCGGCGCGCGGACGCCGGTGTCGTCGACCAGCGCCAGCCGGCCGTCGTCGAGCAAGCGCCAGCGCGTCGGCTGGATGTTGTGGACGCTCGGGGCCAGCCGCGCCTCGGCGACCAGTTCGCGCAGCAGATCCGGCGTCAACTCGCTCATGCCGCCGCCAATCGCTTGGTGAACAGATGCAGCCGGTGCAGCGGCGTGGCCCCGGCCTTCTCGACCTGGCGCAGCGAGGGCGCGTTGATGTCGGCGATCCAGGTGCCGCCGAGCGTGCGGTAACCGGCCTGCTGCAACGCCAGCGCGGTGCGGTAGAGCATCGCGCCGTTGAGGCCACGATTGTGCAGGTCGCGACAGACCGACTGATAGATCAGCACGGCGCGCGTGTTCATGATGCGGTGCTGCACGAACCTGAACGGCGCCGTCAGCCCGATCCGGCCGTCGATCGCCTTGATCAGCGGATTGAGGTCGGGAATCGCGATGATCGCGCCGGCGGGGCGGCCGCGGTGATAGACCACGGTCGAAATCCGCTTGTCGATGATCCACATCATGTCGCCGGCCTGGAACAGATATTCGGACGCGGTCGGCGGCACGAACATCGGATTGTCGGCAAAGCCGTCGTTGAGAATCAGCCGCGCATCCTCCAGCCGCGCCTTGAAGGCGGAACGCTTGATCGGCTGCCAGATGAAATCGGGGTCGGCGAGCACCGCGCGCTGCTTGTCGCCGAGCAGCTGCTCCGGCTTGCCGTCGTCGAGCGCGATCTCGAATGTCGTCATCGGGAAGGTCGCGGCATAGCCGGCGCGTTCCAGATGCTGCGCGACGTGGGGCGGCGACCACATCATGTCGGTGAACGGCGCATGGTCGAAGCCGTCGGTCATGACGCCGATCTGCTGCATTGCCGTCAGATTGAAATTGCCGGCGACCCGGCTCATGCCACGCGCCGACAGCCATTGCTCGGCGGCGCGCAGCAGCGCATCGGCCACCTCGACATCGTCGATGCAGTCGAAGAAGCCGAATGCCCGTGGCGGGTGCCGTGCTTGCGGTTGGAGGCGTCGTGGATCGAGGCGGCGATGCGGCCGACCGGCCGGCCGTCGCGATGCGCGGAAAACAGCGCATAGCGGCCGTGGCCTTCGGTGATGAACGGATTCGTCGCGGGATCGAACATCCGGTCGAAATCGCTCCACAGCGGCGGCACGTAGAGACTGTCGGGTCCATAGGCATTGAGCGCGGCGTCGAACGCCGCCTTGCGGTCGCCCTCCCTGACCTCGAGCGTCATCTGGCCTCCGGGGTCAGCGCCAACAGCCGCCGCACCAGCGCCAGCGCGGTTTCGGTGGCGGGATCGGCCGCCGTCACCGGCACCGCGAGCACGATCAGATCCACCGGATCATGCCCGAGCACGATGACATGGGAGGCGTTGTTGGCTGATATCAGCGAGACCATTCGCTCGGCCGCCGAGTCGGTCGGCGACAGCCCCCATGGCGCATCGGAGCGGCGCAGCACGCGCCGCGTCGACAGGAAATCGCGCAGCAGCGGCGGATCGTAGGGTGCGAGCTCGTTTTCGCGGAAGCGCCGCGCGCTCTCAAAGATCGGATGTCGCGCGAGCTCGGCGATCAACTGCTCCCGTGTCTGCGCCGGCGACGCCGCAACCGAATTGAGCACACCGGGCTCCTGGGATTCGAACAGCGCGCGCAGCGCATCCGTCATCAGCCCGATGGTCAGGACGCCGGCGATCGCGACCGCGACGAACCGGACCATCTGCGCCGCGTCGACGTCAGGCGCCATGAAGGCGGCGGCGAGCCCGAGCAACCCCGACGAGATCAGCCGCAGCGCCATCATCGCAAGCCCATGCCGCCGGGTCTCGGCGCCGCCGCCGGCGATCAGCATCACGGTGACCGTGAGCAGCGCGCCGAGTGCGCCGAGCCGGACCGGGATGTCCGGAAACAGCGTGCGGAAATCGGTGAGGATGAACGGGATCACCACCAGTGCCCCGACCGCCATGCGGCCGATGCTGCGGTTCTCCGAGGCCATCAGCGCCGAGCGGTCGCGCGTCGCCAGCAGCAGCGCGCAGATGGCGAAGCCCGAGAGCTGGAACAGCGCCAGCGTGATCGCATAGGGCATGACGAAGCGCTGCAATCCGAACAGACCGCCGAGGCCGAGCAGGATGCCGCCTGCGAGCGCGGCGATCTTGATCGCGCGCGGCGCGTGACGCCGCAGGATGCCCTCGGTGACGATCAAGGCGCCGAGCGGGATCAGCGAAGCCGGGATCACCGAGAGACGGTCGAGCAGCCAACTTCCGCTCCACCACGCAAGGCCGCGGTCGAGGAACAGGATCGCGATCACGCCGAGCGCGAGCAGCAGGCGGCGGGTCAGCGGGCTCCGCGGATCGCGTCGGTAGAACGTCATCATCGCCACCGCGAGCCCGATGGCGCCGCAGAGATTGACGATGGAATCGGCGATCACTCCCGAGGTCATGGCCGGCCAGTCAGTTGGTCGATGGCCCGCCGCACCATTGGACGCATCAGCGCGGCGGTGAGCGCGCTGCGTGGCCTCTCGATCGCGGGTCGGTGCGGATTGAGGAACCAGCCGCGGCAATCGGTGCCGGAGGTGCGGCCGAGGATCAGCGCCACCGCCTCATAGGCCATCAGCATGCCGGTCGAGATCACCATCGGGCGAACGACATCCGGCTGCGGCGCCCAGTCGCGACCTCGCCGGCGATCGCGAGATCGACATAGTTGCGCGACGACGAATGCAGCATCACGTGCTCGATCTCGGCGCGCATCGCGGCGCGACGGTCTTCGTCGGTGATCTCGGTCCAGTCCTTGCCAAGGGTCGGAAAGCCGAGGCGTTGCTCGGGCCGCGGATCCTGCGGACGCACCACGATCACCGACGGCAATGGCGACATGTAGGCGTCGATCACGGTCGCCTCGGCACGCTTGGCGGTCCGGTACAGGTGCACGCCGGC
Coding sequences within:
- a CDS encoding GNAT family N-acetyltransferase encodes the protein MADALLRAAEQWLSARGMSRVAGNFNLTAMQQIGVMTDGFDHAPFTDMMWSPPHVAQHLERAGYAATFPMTTFEIALDDGKPEQLLGDKQRAVLADPDFIWQPIKRSAFKARLEDARLILNDGFADNPMFVPPTASEYLFQAGDMMWIIDKRISTVVYHRGRPAGAIIAIPDLNPLIKAIDGRIGLTAPFRFVQHRIMNTRAVLIYQSVCRDLHNRGLNGAMLYRTALALQQAGYRTLGGTWIADINAPSLRQVEKAGATPLHRLHLFTKRLAAA